The Streptomyces rubrogriseus genomic sequence GCGGCGTCGCGGGCGGCGTCAGCCATGACCGTTGACCCCGAGGAACTCGCGCACCCGGTGGGCGACGGTGTCCGCGAACTCCACCGCGATCCCGTGGCGTCCGCCCTCGATCGGGCACAGCTCGGCGTTCGGGATGCGTCGTTCCATCAGGAGGGCGCCCTCGTAGGGCGCCAGCCGGTCCTGCGTGCCGTGCACGATCAGGGTGGGTGCGGCGATGTCCCCGAGGCCGTGCCGTATCTCGTGCCGGCGGGCGGCGTCGTGGCGGCGCACGCTCTGCTCGGGGGTGCGGCGGGTGAGCGTCCCGGCCGGCCGGGCACGCTGCTCGGCCTGGCCCCGGGGCGTGAAGAAGAAGTCCGCGGCCGCCTGCTGCCGGTCCTCGTGGGACATCTCCAGGAGTTCGTCGATCGCCGCGCTGCCCATCGCGTAGCTCGGCGTGGTGGCGACCAGGACGAGGGACGCCACCCGTTCGGGGTGCCGGCGCGCGGCGTGCTGGGCGACGGCGCCGCCGAAGGAGGTGCCCAGCAGGTGCGCCCGAGCGAGCCCCAGGGCGTCGAGCAGGGCGACGAGGTCGTCGGCGAGGACCTCGGGCGTGTAGGGAACCGGCGGGTTCACGGTGATCCCGGAGTCGCGCTGGTCGTACGAGATCGCCCTGATCCCCGGGCCGAGCCCCGCGCGGAGCGTGGCGAACTGGGTGCGGTCGCTCTCCCCGCCGTGGACGAGCAGGAGGGGCACGCCGTCGCCGCTGTCGAGGAGCCCGACGTCGAGTTCACCCGCTCGTACGGTCTCCTGCCGGTGCTTGGTCATCACTGGCCTCCACTAGGTATAGCTGTCTTATTTGAGTTGCTTCTATCACTTCATGGGCCGCCTGAAGGAAGGCTCCGACGCGGGTGCGGCGGTGCCTTACGACGAGGTGCAGGGTGGGCGGGCGGCTACGCGCCGGGCGTCATACCGGGGAGCCGACGTGGGGTGATACCGGGGTAGGGGGTGGTGGGGCGGTCAGCCCGCCCGCACCCACCCGCGCAGCGCGCCGCAGTACGCCTCGGTCAGCCGGGCGATGACCTCACGGCGGGACAGGCCGGTCTCCCGCAGCAGGTCCTGGATCTCCCGGGGGTCGAAGATCATGTTGCTGAGGAACAGGGCGTGTTCGAGCATCCCGTCGGGCACGCCGATGTCGTCGAGCAGTCCGCGCACGGGCTCGCTCCAGGCGTCCCGCAGCGCGACGATGATCTCGTTGCCGTCGTGCAGCCGCTCCAGGTAGCCCCGGCGGGACCG encodes the following:
- a CDS encoding alpha/beta fold hydrolase, whose amino-acid sequence is MTKHRQETVRAGELDVGLLDSGDGVPLLLVHGGESDRTQFATLRAGLGPGIRAISYDQRDSGITVNPPVPYTPEVLADDLVALLDALGLARAHLLGTSFGGAVAQHAARRHPERVASLVLVATTPSYAMGSAAIDELLEMSHEDRQQAAADFFFTPRGQAEQRARPAGTLTRRTPEQSVRRHDAARRHEIRHGLGDIAAPTLIVHGTQDRLAPYEGALLMERRIPNAELCPIEGGRHGIAVEFADTVAHRVREFLGVNGHG